One stretch of Tepiditoga spiralis DNA includes these proteins:
- a CDS encoding M42 family metallopeptidase has translation MKKYLKNLTELHGAPGNEEKVREFIKNEIKDKVDEIYEDVMGNLITKIKGKSSEKKLMISAHMDEVGFLITKINEDGTFNISPSGGVDPRVVRAQRLLINGELPAIVNQTPIHLDHDIQKVQGYDSIKVFAGFTKKEEAKNKVKLGDMVTFDVKYYENEDFALCKAFDDRVGCSIMMDIIDNIKETNENPQYDTYFCFVTQEEAGLRGSGVAAEYVKPDVALVLEGTTAGDNPELEPEKWATHLNDGPVITFMHSGVVLKKEVYEEIIKTAKDLNIKYQYKMRTAGGTDAARFARTMYGIPSGVISVPCRYIHSANSIINLKDYERVYKLSNKLIMNGRIAEL, from the coding sequence ATGAAAAAATATTTAAAAAACTTAACTGAATTACATGGAGCACCTGGAAATGAAGAAAAAGTTAGAGAATTTATAAAAAATGAAATAAAAGATAAAGTTGATGAAATATATGAAGATGTTATGGGAAACTTAATTACAAAAATAAAAGGAAAAAGCTCAGAAAAAAAATTGATGATTTCAGCACATATGGATGAAGTTGGATTTTTAATTACAAAAATAAATGAAGATGGAACATTCAATATATCTCCATCAGGTGGAGTTGATCCAAGAGTAGTAAGAGCTCAAAGACTCTTAATAAATGGAGAACTACCTGCAATAGTAAATCAAACACCAATACATTTAGACCATGATATACAAAAAGTACAAGGATACGATTCAATAAAAGTATTTGCAGGATTTACAAAAAAAGAAGAAGCTAAGAATAAAGTTAAATTAGGCGATATGGTAACATTTGATGTTAAATACTATGAAAATGAAGATTTTGCATTATGTAAAGCTTTTGATGATAGAGTTGGATGTTCAATAATGATGGATATAATTGACAATATAAAAGAAACAAATGAAAACCCACAATATGATACTTATTTTTGCTTTGTAACTCAAGAAGAAGCAGGATTAAGAGGAAGTGGAGTAGCTGCAGAATACGTAAAACCAGATGTTGCATTAGTATTAGAAGGTACAACAGCAGGAGATAACCCCGAACTTGAACCAGAAAAGTGGGCAACACATTTAAATGATGGTCCAGTAATAACCTTTATGCACAGTGGTGTTGTCTTAAAAAAAGAAGTTTATGAAGAAATTATAAAAACAGCAAAAGACTTAAACATAAAATATCAATATAAAATGAGAACAGCAGGAGGAACAGATGCAGCAAGATTTGCAAGAACAATGTATGGAATACCTTCTGGAGTCATCTCTGTACCATGCAGATACATACACTCTGCAAATTCAATTATTAACTTAAAAGATTATGAAAGAGTATACAAATTAAGCAATAAACTAATAATGAATGGGAGGATTGCTGAATTATGA